The Pelodiscus sinensis isolate JC-2024 chromosome 4, ASM4963464v1, whole genome shotgun sequence genomic sequence AGGGAAGTCAGGGCAGGAGTAGCTGCGGCCcaggcggggctggccggggtcCTCAGGGCTCAGGCGCCACTGGCGGATGGAGGGTCTGCGGCTCACAACGCCATCCCCCTCCTCATCATCTTCGGCCTTGCCAGGGCCCCTCCGCTCCGCTGGTTCCGAGATGGCAATTTTCACCTCGATGTTCATCCCCTGGCGTGGGCTGCGTGCCCCCGGCTGGCTCGGCCcaccctggctctgtgctggctcctcctcagggcaggggggctctgccgactgcccctccccctcctccagccggggaggaggtggggggcacaggcgtGGCTTGACTGGGCTCAGGAAGATGTCGGCGAAGGTCTCCAGCTTGGATTTGACAGTCTGGAAGAAAGGGGTGATGCCCCAGTGCCGGAAGCGGGGGGCCGAGGCCTGGGGGCGCAGCAGTGAACAGATGGGAGGaggccaggcagaggaggaggagggaaggaggctgcCAGATGGCTCAATTTCTCCTGGGGCAGGATCTGCTGGGAAGATGGCACAGGCATCAGAAGCCGCCACAGGAGGACCATGCCATGCTTTGCCCCAAAAGGGACTGAACCCCTTAAGCCCTCTGCAAGCTTCCCAAAGTCCTTCAGAAGCCTCCTTACTCCCCCTCCACCCATCTCAGACatccgcttccccccccccccccccgaagtccAGCTCCCGATGGACGTCATCCTGCCAGCCCTTTTCCTTCCCACCCTTCACCCATTTGGACCTCTGCACTAGAACTGGGTGCAAGCAGGTTCTGCGCTTCCCaggaaaacatccaatcttggcTCCTGGCCCAACTTTCAGAACAAAAACGCAACTGACTCCCGTGGGACAAAACAAAACTTGGGGAAGTCACATTTTGAGCAGCAAAGTTTCACCAAGAAAGAGCTAAACGCTCTTGCTTTGATTCAATCTCTTGAAAAACTTCGAGGTGTCTTTTcgataaaataaaaacaagtttaaaaaaaatggccacTTCCCAAACACCCAAATAGGATTTTCCCCCGTCTGACGTTTCTTTGAAATTAATGTTTCCTTCTCAACAATATTTTCACTCAAAAAAACGTTTTGAGAAGTTCAACCCCTACTCTGcttgcagccccacccccatgtctaagctcctccccttgccctgcctctgtgtgcaTTGGAGCTCTGCCCACCTGGCTGTGAGCAGTGCTGCCATTGGGCTGAGGAGGAAGATGCCGTCAGCTGATCAGCCCTGTCAGGAGAAAGAGAGGAAGTGATGTtctggggccagcgccccctagagggaaAAGGCCCCACGTCCCACCCCAGCTAGTTGGTAGGGAAGTGCACTCACGTGCTAGGagatgatggtgtcagcagatcTTCCTGCTGCAGATCAGCATCCTGCCAATGAGAGGCGGcatctgagctggggcaggggacgggaTCCACCCCCGTGGCAGACAGAACAGCAATGACTGGTCAGGGCAGCTTCCGCCTTGGTTCTAAGACCAGTCTCCTCCCCTCCTGGGAGAACACTAGCTGCCGAAATCCCCACCCACCTCTGGCAGGGGCTCTGAcagcacgcgcgcacacacacacacaccgtgccCTCCCCTCTGGGCTGAACAGCCCTTTAGCCCCCCAGATGCTCACTGGTACCATGGGACACTCCTCCAGTGCCACAGTCAGGACACGCTGCTGAGCCCTCTCCATGGGCGACGACACGAGCTCCTTCCCCCAGTGGGAGGTGGCAGGAGACGCCCTCGGCATCCAGTTCTGCTGTGGTACCTCCTGCTGCAACAGCCATCGCTTGCCCCACAGACGCTCTGGCTCAGAGCCGGCCATGCCTGGCGGTGGGCAGCACGAGGGGGAGGCtttcttctctgggccctggctggCAGGAGAGCTTTGCTTCTCGGGGGAGGTCCTGGAAGAACGAGAAGGGACTATGGACCTCAAAACTCCTCCCACCCACTGACAATCTTCATCCCCCAGGATTTTCAGCCCCCTTTCCTCAAATCCTCACACCACCAACACCCTTTCCGCAATCCCGCCATCAGCTCCACTGAGCACCgctgccccttcccagcctcccccacccccagcagatcctcatgctcctgccccagaagccagtgaccccctcccccagcagacaccTGCTCAGCACTTGAGAGGTGCCAGGACTCCTGATCCCCTGCTCACCGGTCCATGGTAGGCTCCTCCTTCCTAGGGGTCTGATCCGAtccgggctgggggctcccatttgagggcaaggcctccccagggaggggctgtcctgggagggagggggtggttgGATGAGCTGAGGAGGATGGGCCCCTTTGGGAGATCTGCTGGGCAAGATACATCATGGAGTTAAACATGGACCCCATCCCCTACAACATCCCCCAAACTGACCCCCAGCTCCTCGCAACCCCAAGCTTCTTCCCCTTcaaggcccagcctggccccctcccacaTGTAATGGGGGTACAAATACCAAACAGTTCTAGCCCCCCTCAGGCTCAGCACAGGAGTTCCTGGGCCATCTGGGAGCAACCCACAGCAGGGGgctgagagagaaggggggacatgggggagaggctggcttGAGAAATCCACACCAGGGAGTGGCAAAGGACTCAGCAGGTTCAAGGGAGCTGGCTGACCGCCCTGGGGGAGGGACTCAAACCATCAGATCTGCAAGCAGGGCCCTTCCCACTTCCAGACCATCCCTCCCCCCGCACTCACAGCCCCCCGTGTGGTGGCAGGACACTCCTCCAGAGCAATGGCCAGTACCCTCTGCCGGGATCTCTCCATGGGCGAGGCCACCAGCCACAGCTCTGTCCCCCGGCCCCACTGagcctgccccccttgctgcagccGCCGCTGTCTGCCCAGCAGTCTCTCCGACTGGCGCCTTGCCCGGCCCCGGGGCAGCCAGCACAGCGGCGGGTTCTTCTCCTCAGgccccaggggggcgggggggcactgcTTCTCGGGAGAGGGCCTGGAAGAGAGAGACCCCAAATCCCCCTGATTATAGGCATGATGTTCTCCCCAGGacccagagccccacagctcctCACCCCAAATCATCAACCTAGCCTGGCTGAGATCATTGCCCCGTGCTGCCTCTCACCTAGCGTCCTGTCCTCCAACTCGCACAGCCCTTGAGACTCCCCCATGCACCACACTCCTCCTGcccgggccaggggaggaggaagggcccTGACCTAgaggtctgcccagcgtgggatGGACAGGCCCTGATCTTGGAGGGGAGGCTGCTGGACAGAGGTGACACCCCCCCACCGTGCCCTCACCTGTACACAATGAGCCTCCGGCAACGGACGTGCTGCTCTGAGGCAGACACCTtggtgcagccccctgccagtgcccctctggCCATGGGGTGCTCCatggctggctccagctggaatGTAGGGGGCAGCCCCTGGGATCAGGAGTTGAGAGGTCGTCCCGGggcagcctcctgcctgctcaTCCTCTGGCACGGCCTCCTCTGCCCAAGAGAGAGAATCCAGGGTTACAAGGAGCACTGCAAGACACCACCCCAAGAAGCTCCTGGGAGCTCAGCATGACggcccccaacctcctgcaccctaGGGGTGGTAGCATGGCCCCTAGAGCAGAGGGCTCAGGCTATGTGCACTGagctcccacccctcccacctTAGGAGgtgggtatgtggggggggggggggggaagagttcttcagtgctggagggaggggcagcaatGGTGGTACATTCCCACGGTGCAGAACTCAGAGATCACAATGGACAcgcagagcagggagctgctgaGTGAATAATTACAGGGCATTAGCGGGCAGGCAAAGCTATTGCTAGTGGTAACCAGAGAGCCTGCTTGCCTGTGATTTGACACCAGCTTCGGGTGTGGGAGGTGTGGGGCTCCAACCATCACCTACAGGGGCCCTGATGGAGCAACCCCATCCCTTTGTCCTGCCTCCCTATGTCCCTAGGACTCACCTCCCCCCTTCAGGTTCATCCCTTCTCTCCTTAgatctgccccaccccccacctgccctgcttctcccctctcTGTCTCCCACTCTGGTTACTCCCCAAACCTCTCCCCATTGGGGTCTATGCCCCCAGAAGCCATTGCCCCAGCACACCTAGCTTCTTTTTCCACCCAgaccctcctcttccctctcattctctctcgCAGGTCCTCATCCCTTGGCTCACCCCACATTGGCTACTCTctcatcctgcaccccctccacaaaCTACCTCCTTTCCTGTaggtccctccccccacagttcccTTAAATTGCTCTTCCACCAAGTCTCCCCCATTGCTGGCCTCCTTCACagacctctctcttctccccagctGCCCTACCCTGACTTTCCTCCCTCAAATCCTCCCCATCCCAAATCCCCCCAGTTATCCTTCCACTGAGTCTCCCCCCCAGACCATCTCCCTTCCCCCGATCTCCCCATTACCTTCCCCCAGACACCCCCAAAAGCCCTCATTGCTCCCTAACCCCCTTAATCGCCTCCCCCCGCTTCACCCTTTCATGATTGTTCCCTcagctctccccactgccccctcccccagttctcaccattgctccttccccccactacctcctccccccaggtcTCCCCATTGCCCACTGTCCCCAGGTCTCCCCATTGCCCCTTCCCCTcactaccccctccccccaggtctccCCATTTCCCATTGCCCCCAGCTttccccattgcccctccccccattgcccactgcccccagctctccccaatgccccccattgccccctccccccaactctcccAGTGCCCACTGCCCCCTACCCCCCAGGTCTCTCCACTGCCCCTAGGTCTCcccattgccccctccccccagctctccccaattCCCcttattgccccctccccccagctctccccactgctccccattgccctctccccccactgcccccagctccccccattgccccctccctccactgcccccagctccccccactgctcccctccccccactgcccccagctctccccattgccccctccccccactgccccccagctctccccactgccccctccccccaccactcacCGGCTCTCGCTCTTGTTCGGTCCCCGGCAGCGGCTCAGCTTCGttccgtcccgccccgccccgtttCTGCCGACGCTCCCCGGCCCGACTcctcccagccaatggcagcgGGCCTTGCTCCCGTCCGCCCTCAGCCAACAGGTGCGCGCCTTGCTGCCCCGGGGCTCTCGGAGCGTGAAGCCGTGCAAGCCGCCAtcttggaaaagggcaaatcgtGCCGCGCCTCGAGCTGAGCCGCCGCCAtcttggggaggggcaggagcctgaGAGTACGGCGCGTGGGCGGTGGGACGAGGACCTAGCAGTGACGCCATGCGGTGCTGCCATCTTGGATAAGGGCATCGGAGACGGTGAAGCCGTTTTAGGGGGAGGCCATTTTGGATGCGGTCCAGAAGCTGGGTATTTAAAGGGCCAGGCGACCTGCGAGGGGCGGGGGGACACTTCCCCATCCTGGGTACGTTGGCTCACCTTCTTAGTGCCCCTACAGTCCTGTTCACACTGCACCAGATTAAAACACGCGCCGAGCTTCCCTCGCCATGCAGCTCACTCCCACCCAGCCACCTGCTCTAGTGCACCCACCAAAATTGTAATTGCACTATGGGGtgccccacctgcccctccttcccccctggaCATCCCCCTCGGCCTCCTGGCAGTGCGTGTCCtctgcaggctgggcagggatccaGTTGTGTCCAGGTGCAATAGCCTGAGGCTCAGACCCCATCCCTGCGGGCCCCCCGGGCACACACCCTGCAACAGGATGCGCTCTGAGACCTGGCCGTTCCCTGGCTTTGCAACCATCTTCCATGTGCCGTGCTCATTCTACACCATGCTGGCTTTTCTTCGTGGGGCTGATCCCAGGAGAGGGAGGGATACCAAGCTAGAGGGGCCCATGGGTTTGCTCCAGCGTGGccatgactctgtgtgtgtggaagggtcCCTTGTTACATAGTCACTGGGCTGGCTCTCACGGTGATAAGCTACCTGTGCGGTGCCTACGCCCCACCACACTCCTGTGTACGGGGTTCCCCCTCCTACACAAGGTACAGGCCATCTACCCCCAGGCATCTTGTTTCTCAAAAGCATCCCTGTGAACATTTTCCCTTTGCTGGGATCCTGCAGCCGAACTTCTACATGCTTAGGGATTAGGGCCGGGGTTAAAATCAGGGCACATTCTCCACACCAAGCCCTTGGGGAGATTTCACCAAGCACGATCTGGCCTGTTTCCTTCCTCTGAGCAGGATTCCCTGACCCAGCTGTGATCTTCTAGATGGAAGGAGGGAAAGAGTTGAGGATCCCAGAGAAAGTCCCACACAGATGGGGAATGAGAGATACTGgctttaaattaatggagattactatctcctagaactggaaaagaccttgaaaggtcatggagtctagccccctaccttcacagcaggaccaagtactatccctgacaaatttttgccccaaatggtctctgcaaggattgaactcacaaccctgagtttagcaagCTACTGCTTaaaccactgagccatccttcccctctcccttagaAGCtgtctgggagtggagggaaaagcTGGGATTCCAGAAAGGCTGCCaggagcctctccctcccccccggcccagttCTGTCTCATCTCCCTCAGTATCATTCCTCAGCAGGTGCCCTGTCTTCATAGCAGGCCAGTGACTCCCTCCCGTGTCAGATACCTGTGTAGTATTTGAGAGGTGCCAGGACATCAGCTGCTCTGACACCTGATCCCAGGCTCACCAGTCCATGGTGGGCTGCTGCCTAGAGAGCGGATCTGATCCAGGCTGGGGGcgcccagccaggccaggagcattCAGAACTCATAAAATAAATCCTAAAATACAGTGACATTGGTTTAAAACTCTGGAGGGATCCTGAAATAAACAGCCCTTGTGCCCCATAGCGGAGGTGACTGCGTATCAGCTCCAAGTGAGGGAACCTACAGAAATATTGTAGATCCTGTAGAAATCCCCACTCTCTACCTCTGAGGTGGCTGCACCTCTGCACTGGGCAAAGGATCCCTGTATAAATGGCCCCCTGCCCACCCTGAGATGGCTTTGTCTAAGAGATCCTGTATAGtcagccctgaccccaccccaaGGGGACTGCATCTTAGGGCTAGGGAAGGGATCCCTGTATAAACAGCCCCCAGAAAACGTCACCCCAGAGACAGTGGCATCTGAGCAGTGGGCAAGGGAGCCCTCCCTGCAAAACACGCCAAAGAAAAACACCCTCAAGCAGCGCATGGAGCCTCACAAGCTTGTCCGGTAAAATGGTCTCCCATTCTCCATAATCTCTCCTCTTGTACCCGGGTAGCACAGGGACAGGGAGCTCTCGCCCATACCGTAGGCCCATTGAACGCCTGAAATACAGGGGGTGATTGTGTAGCTTCTCCCTGCCTGGGTCTCTTCAGTCGTGGTCTGCAAGTCTCGCCCTGCCGTGCGGTAATCTGGGGGAGTCTTCAGCCTATGAGAACGGAGTCACTGCGGGATTCTTCTACCCCGGCTcggggggagggagtggcagtgtgggggctgggagtcaggactcccgggttcttctaccccccagctctgggggcgggggagggatcaggactcctgggtgcagTCCCAGCTAAGCCAAGGGAGCGAGCCAGCCGCTGCAAAAGCGGGGCCGGAGAGATCCTGCCCGGCCGGGTGCATGGTGCCGGGGGGAGGAACCGGTTCCACCCACCGCTCCCGGAGCCTGGCGCTGGAGCAGCACAGGGACCGTCCTGCCCGGAGCCCCGCTCCCAGCCGGGGCTTGCGCAGCGCTACGgcccggggagggaggagccGAACTCGCGGCCAGGCTGGGCTCTCTGCCTCTGAGCGCTTCTCCCCcgccgggagcagggctggggagatcGCACCCAGCCCGCCTCGCCGctttcctcctccccgccccgcagcatTCCCCCGCCCGGCCGAGGTGTCCCGCATGGAGCGGGGGGAAGAGCCGCGGGCCCCGGCTCTCCAGGGCTCCGCGGCGTGGGGGGTCCCCAGAGGCGCCCCGGCAGGTGAGGAGCGAGCGATCCcggccgggagggaaggggaaagctgggtcccggcacagcccccccgccccaggcttgTCCTGCCTCGCTCAGTCTCCAAGgggctgccccctctgcccagcgGACAATGGGACCCGTGGTCCCTCTGGGACACCCGCCTACTGGCCCAGGCCCACCCCCCGCAAGGCAGGAGGCTGCTGGCAGTGGGGTGTTTCTAGCAGCAGGTGTCAGGGGgcagggcaccagctcctgctggcGCTTGGCCTCCCAGCTTAGGAGGCCTCCCAGTGCCAGGCGCCTTCCCTCAACCTTGGCCGGGTGATCATCAGGCCACTGCCACCAGTATGGatctgcctcccaccctcccctctttCCTAGCTCGGCGGGGCTTTCAGCCTGAGCTGCTGGCCTCCTCTCTGGGCAGTGAGGCTGCAGCTGTACCCCTGGAGCGCCATCCCACCATCCCCACGTGCCTAGGACAGCATCTCCTACAATGCACTGGGGAGGAGCTACCCCGCCAGCTCAGCTTTGTGCGGCACAAAGCATCGTGGGAAACTCTGCCAGCCCGCCAATGTGGGGGAAGGCAGCCCCAGGGATGGGGTGACTGAGACAGGACTTGGCAGGGGGGTTGTTCACGCTGGATGTGCACTCAGTCATTCCCCACGTCTCTGCCACAACAACTAGACTTGGTGGCCTTGGTCTGGGTGGGGGTACTAGATAAGCTGGGCCAGAGGAGCATTGGGAAAGGCTGGTGGCAGACTAATTAGCACCATAGATTGGAAAACCAGAGGGGGACTGCCCATAAATACCAGACAGTTGGCCCACAGTAACCATGCTGTTGTCCAGCTCACCCTTCCTGCATAGCCTAGGCTAAAGAGCCTTACCCAGGGCCATCCGTACCCATGCATAGAATACGCATATGTGAAGGGCACCTGAAAacttggggcaccactgggtctttaTGTCCACTTACCTGCTCTTCCTATCCTTGTTCTGTGGTTCTACTTCGCCTGGAGAGGACCTAGTTAACTtacaagtgaaaaagcctgccagagctatgaGCAGAACATCTAACCTGTGAAAGAGCCCTTCAGGAGGTAATGAAGGCATTTCATTTGCCatccccaggcaggggcagatgacgattttgcggggcccccctttgacacggggcttcttgaagcgtggggcccggggtggccgccccgcttGTCCTGCCCTAGatccccccctgcccccaggtatatcctgtcagtttctgaatttatggTGTTTGTTTCTACAGAACCTTAGTTTTCAATTTGCTTTAAAACAATTTCATTTGtgcgttgctgaagattataaaattctcatctctaaaaaatcatcaccCCCAACAGTCTGGTCAGGGATAGGGCACCAATTTCACAGTACTGCCTAGGGCCCCATAAATTCTAAGGACATCCCTGGCTTTGTGACTCTCACAGTGGAGGAAATCCTGCTTTCTTAAGCTGTCCAGCCCCTGAAAGTAAATTAGAGCATAAGGTTTTGTCTGTATTCCCCTGGGAGAGTGTTGAAAAAGGTAGGGGATTGCTCTCCTTCCTTCTTTACCTGCGGGGAGGGGACAGAACCTACAGATTTTTCTGTTGTAACAGGGGCCATGGTATGGAAAAAGCTTGAAAGCTAGGGAACAGTAGTACTTAGCTCTCATGCCATGTTTTTCAGCTGGGATCTCATTTCCCCAGCTTTACACATGGGGAAATTggcacacagaggctacgtctacactgccagttttgccacagagagtatgcaaatgaggcataggTTAGCATATCattgtgcctaatttgcataatttattcacactgtttttgcgcaaagggtttttgtggaaaaaaaagtagtgtggactcTTTTTTGTATGCAAAAAGCccgttttccgcaagatccttatgccacgttcaaaaaatccctgtagtgtagacacacacccAGTTTTCTATCTCGTAGGCTGCATTGTCTCCCTAAAGAAATGCACCCCCGTTTCCATGTAACAG encodes the following:
- the PRR14 gene encoding proline-rich protein 14 isoform X3, which codes for MEHPMARGALAGGCTKVSASEQHVRCRRLIVYRPSPEKQCPPAPLGPEEKNPPLCWLPRGRARRQSERLLGRQRRLQQGGQAQWGRGTELWLVASPMERSRQRVLAIALEECPATTRGAISQRGPSSSAHPTTPSLPGQPLPGEALPSNGSPQPGSDQTPRKEEPTMDRTSPEKQSSPASQGPEKKASPSCCPPPGMAGSEPERLWGKRWLLQQEVPQQNWMPRASPATSHWGKELVSSPMERAQQRVLTVALEECPMDADLQQEDLLTPSSPSTADQLTASSSSAQWQHCSQPADPAPGEIEPSGSLLPSSSSAWPPPICSLLRPQASAPRFRHWGITPFFQTVKSKLETFADIFLSPVKPRLCPPPPPRLEEGEGQSAEPPCPEEEPAQSQGGPSQPGARSPRQGMNIEVKIAISEPAERRGPGKAEDDEEGDGVVSRRPSIRQWRLSPEDPGQPRLGRSYSCPDFPWAMPSPLPAPAPCPARRRRHTVCSLEVSRELLWDHPSPRALPCLRKEVFPFPLPSSRRSLSPVVRMARCDETCSSCPGPPRHEESAAALLHPRDRSQGSEQGDRGHGTTTGRIVLSHTDAKSSQEGTTGKVSHFRIRKTPSKQQANLTPMGLPRPVRLDKKEFSLEEIYTNKNYRTPTEKRTFETIFEEPRERNGALVLTSQRKLKRTMEFQDSSLPRKQRRSRSRGRLAGRVPGGRRAPPQHPNLEELLRQRLAELDALFEADRD
- the PRR14 gene encoding proline-rich protein 14 isoform X1 translates to MEHPMARGALAGGCTKVSASEQHVRCRRLIVYRPSPEKQCPPAPLGPEEKNPPLCWLPRGRARRQSERLLGRQRRLQQGGQAQWGRGTELWLVASPMERSRQRVLAIALEECPATTRGAISQRGPSSSAHPTTPSLPGQPLPGEALPSNGSPQPGSDQTPRKEEPTMDRTSPEKQSSPASQGPEKKASPSCCPPPGMAGSEPERLWGKRWLLQQEVPQQNWMPRASPATSHWGKELVSSPMERAQQRVLTVALEECPMVPDADLQQEDLLTPSSPSTADQLTASSSSAQWQHCSQPADPAPGEIEPSGSLLPSSSSAWPPPICSLLRPQASAPRFRHWGITPFFQTVKSKLETFADIFLSPVKPRLCPPPPPRLEEGEGQSAEPPCPEEEPAQSQGGPSQPGARSPRQGMNIEVKIAISEPAERRGPGKAEDDEEGDGVVSRRPSIRQWRLSPEDPGQPRLGRSYSCPDFPWAMPSPLPAPAPCPARRRRHTVCSLEVSRELLWDHPSPRALPCLRKEVFPFPLPSSRRSLSPVVRMARCDETCSSCPGPPRHEESAAALLHPRDRSQGSEQGDRGHGTTTGRIVLSHTDAKSSQEGTTGKVSHFRIRKTPSKQQANLTPMGLPRPVRLDKKEFSLEEIYTNKNYRTPTEKRTFETIFEEPRERNGALVLTSQRKLKRTMEFQDSSLPRKQRRSRSRGRLAGRVPGGRRAPPQHPNLEELLRQRLAELDALFEADRD
- the PRR14 gene encoding proline-rich protein 14 isoform X5, whose protein sequence is MEHPMARGALAGGCTKVSASEQHVRCRRLIVYRPSPEKQCPPAPLGPEEKNPPLCWLPRGRARRQSERLLGRQRRLQQGGQAQWGRGTELWLVASPMERSRQRISQRGPSSSAHPTTPSLPGQPLPGEALPSNGSPQPGSDQTPRKEEPTMDRTSPEKQSSPASQGPEKKASPSCCPPPGMAGSEPERLWGKRWLLQQEVPQQNWMPRASPATSHWGKELVSSPMERAQQRVLTVALEECPMVPDADLQQEDLLTPSSPSTADQLTASSSSAQWQHCSQPADPAPGEIEPSGSLLPSSSSAWPPPICSLLRPQASAPRFRHWGITPFFQTVKSKLETFADIFLSPVKPRLCPPPPPRLEEGEGQSAEPPCPEEEPAQSQGGPSQPGARSPRQGMNIEVKIAISEPAERRGPGKAEDDEEGDGVVSRRPSIRQWRLSPEDPGQPRLGRSYSCPDFPWAMPSPLPAPAPCPARRRRHTVCSLEVSRELLWDHPSPRALPCLRKEVFPFPLPSSRRSLSPVVRMARCDETCSSCPGPPRHEESAAALLHPRDRSQGSEQGDRGHGTTTGRIVLSHTDAKSSQEGTTGKVSHFRIRKTPSKQQANLTPMGLPRPVRLDKKEFSLEEIYTNKNYRTPTEKRTFETIFEEPRERNGALVLTSQRKLKRTMEFQDSSLPRKQRRSRSRGRLAGRVPGGRRAPPQHPNLEELLRQRLAELDALFEADRD
- the PRR14 gene encoding proline-rich protein 14 isoform X4 is translated as MEHPMARGALAGGCTKVSASEQHVRCRRLIVYRPSPEKQCPPAPLGPEEKNPPLCWLPRGRARRQSERLLGRQRRLQQGGQAQWGRGTELWLVASPMERSRQRVLAIALEECPATTRGAISQRGPSSSAHPTTPSLPGQPLPGEALPSNGSPQPGSDQTPRKEEPTMDRTSPEKQSSPASQGPEKKASPSCCPPPGMAGSEPERLWGKRWLLQQEVPQQNWMPRASPATSHWGKELVSSPMERAQQRVLTVALEECPMDADLQQEDLLTPSSPSTADQLTASSSSAQWQHCSQPDPAPGEIEPSGSLLPSSSSAWPPPICSLLRPQASAPRFRHWGITPFFQTVKSKLETFADIFLSPVKPRLCPPPPPRLEEGEGQSAEPPCPEEEPAQSQGGPSQPGARSPRQGMNIEVKIAISEPAERRGPGKAEDDEEGDGVVSRRPSIRQWRLSPEDPGQPRLGRSYSCPDFPWAMPSPLPAPAPCPARRRRHTVCSLEVSRELLWDHPSPRALPCLRKEVFPFPLPSSRRSLSPVVRMARCDETCSSCPGPPRHEESAAALLHPRDRSQGSEQGDRGHGTTTGRIVLSHTDAKSSQEGTTGKVSHFRIRKTPSKQQANLTPMGLPRPVRLDKKEFSLEEIYTNKNYRTPTEKRTFETIFEEPRERNGALVLTSQRKLKRTMEFQDSSLPRKQRRSRSRGRLAGRVPGGRRAPPQHPNLEELLRQRLAELDALFEADRD
- the PRR14 gene encoding proline-rich protein 14 isoform X2, which produces MEHPMARGALAGGCTKVSASEQHVRCRRLIVYRPSPEKQCPPAPLGPEEKNPPLCWLPRGRARRQSERLLGRQRRLQQGGQAQWGRGTELWLVASPMERSRQRVLAIALEECPATTRGAISQRGPSSSAHPTTPSLPGQPLPGEALPSNGSPQPGSDQTPRKEEPTMDRTSPEKQSSPASQGPEKKASPSCCPPPGMAGSEPERLWGKRWLLQQEVPQQNWMPRASPATSHWGKELVSSPMERAQQRVLTVALEECPMVPDADLQQEDLLTPSSPSTADQLTASSSSAQWQHCSQPDPAPGEIEPSGSLLPSSSSAWPPPICSLLRPQASAPRFRHWGITPFFQTVKSKLETFADIFLSPVKPRLCPPPPPRLEEGEGQSAEPPCPEEEPAQSQGGPSQPGARSPRQGMNIEVKIAISEPAERRGPGKAEDDEEGDGVVSRRPSIRQWRLSPEDPGQPRLGRSYSCPDFPWAMPSPLPAPAPCPARRRRHTVCSLEVSRELLWDHPSPRALPCLRKEVFPFPLPSSRRSLSPVVRMARCDETCSSCPGPPRHEESAAALLHPRDRSQGSEQGDRGHGTTTGRIVLSHTDAKSSQEGTTGKVSHFRIRKTPSKQQANLTPMGLPRPVRLDKKEFSLEEIYTNKNYRTPTEKRTFETIFEEPRERNGALVLTSQRKLKRTMEFQDSSLPRKQRRSRSRGRLAGRVPGGRRAPPQHPNLEELLRQRLAELDALFEADRD